In Cicer arietinum cultivar CDC Frontier isolate Library 1 chromosome 7, Cicar.CDCFrontier_v2.0, whole genome shotgun sequence, the genomic window NNNNNNNNNNNNNNNNNNNNNNNNNNNNNNNNNNNNNNNNNNNNNNNNNNNNNNNNNNNNNNNNNNNNNNNNNNNNNNNNNNNNNNNNNNNNNNNNNNNNNNNNNNNNNNNNNNNNNNNNNNNNNNNNNNNNNNNNNNNNNNNNNNNNNNNNNNNNNNNNNNNNNNNNNNNNNNNNNNNNNNNNNNNNNNNNNNNNNNNNNNNNNtatatatgtatatgtagtcCTAAAAGTGAATTATCAAACTTCACTTTGTGATAGAATTAATTCTTGTCTAAGATTTTAATTTGCTTTGCTTAACTTTTTGTTTAAAGATCTGACGTATGGAATGCCTTTGAGGAAGACTTGTCCCTTTCAGAAGTTGAAGGTCTTAACACAATATTAGAAACAATACCGCTATTAAAACACATTCCATCCATTATGATATATagttttgttgaaattttggtttttgatagaTTTCGATGCATCAATGTATCCTGTCTGGTGGAATGAGGCTATTATTGTTGTCAGTTTTATTATATTCATTCTCATCAGAGTTCTACAACAAGACTAGCATATACTTCATATTAGAGAAGCCTCTAAAATTAAACATGCTAGCACTAGTACAATGATCAAAAGCAGGGTTTGAAGTTTGAATTGAGAGTACTGATGTTGATTTTCTCTGTTCCTGAGACTTGTTCTTCCTGGTACACAGTAGTATTTGAACCTTAAtgaataaatatgtttcttGTCAATTCCATTTCCTTACTAACATCAAAACCTTGTACGTGATCTGATTTATCTCTATCAAAACTTAGAGAAATATGTAATAAACCAGCGGAAAAAAGAAGCCTGAAGAAGAACATCCAAAGCTATGTGTGGATGTAAAATAATGCGCTGTAAGAATTGCAAGACAGAAAAGGGAAAAAAAGGGGCAACACCGAGGGATACTTTTAACTCTCCTCATAACTAATGTGATTTTACTTTCCTTGAAGCTATCCATTAAATATAGTCCGAAGCAACTTTGATTCTTGGTGGAGTCGGAGCTTTTATCTCTCGTTCTTATACTGAAGGATCGCAATCGCATACCATAAGCCACACAACAGCTTCAACACAAGAAAAATAGTACTAGAACAATTCCAAGATTTCTCGTCAATCATCATCagagaaacttttttttttttcatttgtccTATTTCTTCATTAAGTACAAATAATGACAATCCATCAAAGACGTCTCATTCTCACTATAATAGATTTGCATAGTTGCATCATATGGGTGGGAGAAAATCACTAATGGGGAAGCACAAGCTAAACTTAGTGAAAATCTATGCAGCACAGTGACATGGACGCACAGATTACTTCACTTTAAGGGTAGAAAAGCATAACATTGTATAGAAACCTCATTTTGTCAAATTCATTTAACATAAAGTAAGTTGAAAAGCATGAGTAGTTAAAAACTGCTCCATTTTGATCATTGACAAGCAAGCTATAGTTACATATATGCAGTTTTTCATTTTCCAGTATTAATTAACTTCtaatatcataaattcataCGTAACCCCACTAAATAAACcctaaaaaacataatttagcCCCAATTCATATCATGATTAAATTCTTCAGGAATTAAATTGTAATGGGAAAAAAAAGGAACATATTGAgaaacttgagagaaaaatgGGATCAAATTGAATAATAGTCAAACCTGGAATTGAAAAAGGGAGCTTGAAATGAAACCTCAAAGATGAAAACCCTATAGAAAATGATACGTGAGGAGTGAAATAAACTGGACGCAATGAATCTAAAGGGGGCGTTGTGCGTCTAAAACGACAGCGTCGTTTCTTTCTACGAACTAAGGCTGTGTTTGGCTTGGACAATAATAACACATgggtttgataaaattaatttagccaaaaaatttatttaaaaggtCCTAGTAGTATCCACAACTTAACATATACTTCACTTTTAAACGTTACCAATTTTTGTTAGTGGATGTATAACTACCCAACCATAAAATTTGTCTTGAAACTTATATACttaaaaagattttatttaaatttaaatatataatttatatttttaattaaaatatatttataatttggtTCTTATTTTTGGAATAGATATGTTTAggatttatttttagttttagagataaaaatatatttgtataataTAGTGATGAGTAAAtctataagaaatatttttgcGACCGCGGAaagaaaatagatataaaaatacaaattgttTGAATAGAAAGTTGTTAAAGtgaaaagagagaaagagagagcaATGGATAATTACTCTTCTCCTGGAGGGACTTGGACTATGATCCCAACCCCCAATTCCCAAATCCAATCTCAATCGAATCAGGATCCAAATCTTTATCTtcaacaacagcaacaacaacagcaacaaTTTCTTCtccatcatcaacaacaacaacaacaacaacaacctttTCAGCAACCACAAACAACCCAATctcaatttcaacaacaacagcTTTATCATCAACAACGTCTTCTACAACAAcaacagcagcagcagcagcagcagcaacaacaacaacaacaacctcaGCAGCAGCAGAATCTTCACCAATCACTCGCTTCTCACTTCCATCTCTTACATGTAACCcctcaaaaccctaatttttattccgctcttttttttatatctaatttgtttaataaatgaaatttctTGTTGTGGAGGTAGTTGTTGGAGAATTTGGCTGAAGTTGTCGAACATGGAAACCCGGATCAGCAATCAGATGCATTGGTATCACTTTTTCACTATTTTGTTTTATCCCATTTGACTTTTCCCTTTGGAGTTCAATTTTCGTTTTAGGgttatttatttgaatactcAGTTAGTggttttttgtttgattttttttcttttggtaaAAAAAGATCACTGAATTGAGCAACCATTTTGACAAGTGCCAGCAACTGTTAAACTCAATCTCAGCTTCTATTCCCACCAAGGCCATGGTATTTCCACTTCTCTCACTTTCAtttttcctttatatatatatatatatcagtcCTTTTCTTAAATAATGGAGAAGCATCATTTTCAGTAGAAATAACACACTGTGATACAGGTGGGAGAAATATATGCAACTATGCCTACATGTTATGATAGCAAATATTTTCTTGCAAATTGTGATCATTATATATTGACTATTGATATATTTATGCATTAATTAGCAATTAGCGATTGACctttataaacattttaaatttttgtaaggTATCTTGTTGTGTCATATCTTGATTCCTAAAAATTTCACACATCATTATATATGTGTTGTGTCATATCTTGATTCTTAAAAATTTCACACATCAACATATATGTGTCGTACATGTACCGGGCTTCCTTTAATTGTGCTTTGCTtctatatatgtgtgtgtgtttttattCTCTACTTTAGTTTTGCCTCTTAatggacattttttttaatacaacttAGTTCTAGCAAGCATATAGATGGTCAGAATGAGGTTTTAATTTCTTTGTCCTTCTAACAACAGTACCCTAAGGAATCTGTTAAAGAATCAAGATTTCCAATGTTTTTATTGAGAAAGTATTCAATGTATTATTCATCTCAAAAGTCATTTTCATTGTTTCTGAAAATGCTACAGTCGTTCACATCTTGCATATGGTGGataaaatgaaaaggaaaaggTGCTTCTTATagataaaatgaaaaatgaaaattgagcATACTGTGAATTGGTAGTCATAAAAGAAAAGTTGCTTCTTacagataaaattaaaaatgaaaattgaaaacattTTGAGGAAGTAAAATGGCCCTAAGTGTTTAGCTAGTAGTTTGAAGCTGGAGTTTTTTGTCTAACTTGAGGGATTTTTGGATGCTTAATGCAGACCGTTGAGGGACAAAAGAAGAAGCTAGAGGAAAGCGAGCAATTGCTAAATCAGCGGAGGTCTGTACAAATTGTATTAGATATTTCTATTTGGTTAAGTTCATAAATGTTAAATACACGTTTTCTTCTATTTCAGAGATTTGATTGccaataattacaaaaaatctGTAGAGGAGCTTGTTAGGTCTGAGCCATAGAAGCCTATCATTCTTTTCGAAGAGGTAATAAACCTTAAatgtgattttatttgttaataaattaCAGCTTCCATGTTTTATTGGAAGTGTATTACCTATTTTTCACGTTAATATCAAGATTAACTGAAATGCTACTTGTTCAATTAAAAAATGCTTGGCATCTGATTAATACTTAAAGAGTAAAAGTTATGTCTgaaggtgttttttttttttctgcattTATTAAAGGATGAAATGGTGTATGTTTAGAGAAATAAAGTGTTCTTTATGGCCTTTTTTCTTCTGACCCAATTCTGATTTTACTCATCCAATATCGAAAAGTATTTGTTAACTCTATTGACTCAtaattttgagttagatgagtCAACAGA contains:
- the LOC101509789 gene encoding uncharacterized protein, with amino-acid sequence MDNYSSPGGTWTMIPTPNSQIQSQSNQDPNLYLQQQQQQQQQFLLHHQQQQQQQQPFQQPQTTQSQFQQQQLYHQQRLLQQQQQQQQQQQQQQQQPQQQQNLHQSLASHFHLLHLLENLAEVVEHGNPDQQSDALITELSNHFDKCQQLLNSISASIPTKAMTVEGQKKKLEESEQLLNQRRDLIANNYKKSVEELVRSEP